A stretch of the Impatiens glandulifera unplaced genomic scaffold, dImpGla2.1, whole genome shotgun sequence genome encodes the following:
- the LOC124917594 gene encoding protection of telomeres protein 1a-like: MACRDDDYRFLPIVDAISSINQNVNLVGVVLETSIPRQFKGTDCFCTVKIIDESYSSPGLLVNCFGENMERLPSVHSAGDIILFSRVMIKSHCGDVNAVFNKKISSFAIFEGKHGTQFLPYQASANFHPRDEDNKFLDCLRKWLLNRNPDESISLFGLNEYLPLEDIRVGEHLTLICKVLHICKVQENKWMAFVWDGTDAPRANMRAKKENEIENLPPLQLEPTPLPRDVLLKFPTIGTILRVVMEDDNQGLQLLNCDRWVKLVNVKCEQYAGLWRCMLMPSSKLQYLSDTEKLISESQRNYEKRLTLKRRREPFSGHLPPPSSMMTETSYTEMPFVTLMDVITHPKVNGKFKCAVRVIAIRPFQSEDFCSPQGIYRITLTLEDATARIHAFLFAEDSEYFFDGYPSDRTLKRTRNALLGVMIPSGRSNEEQQCAQRNPPWVQLCLKSYYTDKNDKWGSRKYRIFATRVVD; the protein is encoded by the exons ATGGCTTGTAGGGACGACGATTATAGATTTCTTCCGATAGTTGACGCCATTTCCTCCATCAATCAAAATGTTAACCTTGTTGGCGTCGTTTTAGAAACAAGTATTCCTCGTCAGTTTAAGGGCACCG ATTGTTTTTGCACTGTCAAGATAATAGACGAATCATATTCTTCTCCTGGGCTACTTGTCAACTGCTTTGGAGAAAATATGGAAAGGCTCCCCTCTGTGCACTCAGCTGGAGACATAATACTCTTCTCTCGTGTTATG ATAAAATCTCACTGTGGAGACGTTAATGCTGTTTTCAACAAAAAGATCTCCTCATTTGCCATATTTGAGGGAAAACATGGCACTCAGTTTCTACCCTATCAGGCATCAGCAAACTTTCATCCAAGAGACGAGGATAATAAGTTTTTGGACTGCCTAAGGAAGTGGCTGCTTAATCGTAACCCGGACGAAA GCATTTCGTTGTTCGGGTTGAATGAGTATTTACCCTTGGAAGATATCAGAGTTGGAGAACACCTTACTTTGATATGCAAG GTGCTTCACATATGTAAGGTTCAAGAAAACAAATGGATGGCCTTTGTTTGGGATGGCACTGATGCTCCACGAGCTAATATGCGAGCAAA gaaagaaaatgaaattgaaaactTGCCACCTTTACAATTGGAACCAACTCCCTTGCCAAGAGACGTTTTGCTTAAATTCCCAACCATTGGTACCATTTTGAGGGTGGTGATGGAAGACGATAATCAAGGTCTTCAATTACTAAATTGTGACAGATGGGTGAAATTGGTCAATGTTAAATGTGAACAGTATGCTGGACTCTGGCGGTGTATGTTAATGCCTTCTAGCAAACTTCAGTATCTGTCAGACACCGAAAAACTCATATCGGAATCACAAAG GAACTATGAAAAGCGGTTAACCTTAAAACGGCGTCGAGAGCCATTTTCTGGCCACTTGCCTCCTCCCTCTTCAATGATGACAG AGACATCTTACACAGAGATGCCTTTTGTCACTTTAATGGATGTTATCACCCATCCAAAG GTAAATGGTAAGTTTAAGTGTGCGGTTAGGGTTATTGCAATACGTCCATTTCAGTCGGAAGATTTCTGCTCTCCACAAGGAATATACAGGATAACATTGACCCTAGAGGATGCAACTGCCAGAATCCATGCATTTTTATTTGCAGAAGATTCG GAGTATTTCTTCGATGGATATCCTTCTGACAGGACATTGAAAAGAACTAGGAATGCTTTGCTTGGAGTGATGATTCCAAGTGGGAGGAGCAATGAAGAACAGCAATGCGCCCAAAGGAATCCACCATGGGTGCAGCTTTGTTTAAAATCGTATTATACCGATAAAAATGACAAGTGGGGAAGCAGGAAGTATAGGATCTTTGCAACTAGGGTTGTGGACTGA